From a single Tursiops truncatus isolate mTurTru1 chromosome 20, mTurTru1.mat.Y, whole genome shotgun sequence genomic region:
- the MIEF2 gene encoding mitochondrial dynamics protein MID49 isoform X1, which yields MRPLLGPGHRGTLTMAEFSQNRGKRRDSEVLGGAVDFLLANARLVLGVGGAAVLGIATLAVKRLIDRATSPRDEDDAKRDSTCLEDSWQELSLLKATPRLQPQPRPAALSQPVPPPAPSPSAPEGPADADPPTSPQPCSPAPSVCLTFQEKLLAFERDHVTMPVAHVALAKQLAGDIALELQAYLRNKFPELPFGALVPGGPLYDGLQAGAADPVRLLVPLVLEPGLWSLVPGVDTVAQDPRCWAVRRTQLEFHPRGSSPWDRFLVGGYLSPRVLLELLRKALTASVNWPAIGSLLGCLIRPRVASEELLLEVQHECLELPVAVLLSTAGAQAGDLLLAWPLEGLAGNLWLQDWYPAEAAQLRALDERDAGTRRRLLLLLCGVCRGHPALGRLGRGPLTQVVLHLGEQEADWAEEALAEHFLQALELLVGSLEQASLPCHFSRGVNLLDGLREEDIDDMGCALYWGLRAPERLL from the exons ATGAGGCCGCTCCTAGGACCTGGCCATAGGG GCACGCTGACCATGGCGGAGTTCTCCCAGAATCGGGGCAAGCGGCGTGACAGCGAGGTGCTGGGCGGTGCTGTGGACTTCCTTCTGGCCAACGCGCGCCTGGTTCTGGGGGTGGGCGGAGCTGCTGTGCTGGGCATTGCCACCCTGGCTGTGAAGCGG CTCATCGACAGGGCCACCAGCCCTCGGGATGAGGATGATGCCAAGCGGGACTCCACGTGCCTGGAGGACAGCTGGCAGGAGCTGAGCCTGCTCAAGGCCACACCACGCCTCCAGCCCCAGCCGCGGCCCGCAGCCCTCAGCCAGCCCGTGCCACCCCCGGCCCCCTCACCCTCAGCCCCAG AGGGGCCCGCAGATGCAGATCCCCCGACGTCGCCTCAGCCCTGCTCCCCAGCGCCGTCGGTGTGCCTGACGTTCCAGGAGAAGCTGCTGGCGTTCGAGCGGGACCACGTGACCATGCCGGTGGCCCATGTGGCTCTGGCCAAGCAGCTGGCCGGCGACATTGCCCTGGAGCTGCAGGCCTACCTGCGGAACAAGTTCCCAGAACTGCCCTTCGGGGCACTCGTGCCTGGCGGGCCGCTCTACGACGGGCTACAGGCGGGGGCCGCCGACCCCGTGCGTCTCCTGGTGCCCCTGGTGCTGGAGCCTGGCCTGTGGAGCCTGGTGCCTGGCGTGGACACCGTAGCCCAGGACCCTCGCTGCTGGGCCGTGCGCAGGACTCAGCTGGAGTTCCACCCCCGCGGGAGCAGCCCCTGGGACCGCTTCCTGGTGGGCGGCTACCTCTCCCCCCGGGTCCTGCTGGAGCTGCTCCGCAAGGCCCTGACCGCCTCCGTCAACTGGCCAGCCATCGGCAGCCTCCTCGGGTGCCTGATCCGGCCGCGCGTGGCCTCGGAGGAACTGCTGCTCGAGGTGCAGCACGAGTGTCTGGAGCTCCCCGTGGCTGTGCTCCTGTCCACTGCCGGCGCCCAGGCCGGAGACCTCCTGCTGGCCTGGCCCCTGGAGGGGCTGGCCGGCAACCTCTGGCTACAGGACTGGTACCCAGCAGAGGCCGCCCAGCTGCGGGCCCTGGATGAGCGCGACGCCGGGACCCGCCGGCGGCTGCTGCTGTTGCTCTGCGGCGTCTGTCGTGGCCACCCGGCACTGGGGCGGCTGGGCCGCGGCCCCCTGACCCAGGTAGTTCTGCACCTGGGCGAGCAGGAAGCGGACTGGGCTGAGGAGGCCCTGGCGGAGCACTTCCTGCAGGCCCTGGAGCTGCTCGTCGGCAGCCTGGAGCAGGCCAGCCTGCCCTGCCACTTCAGCCGTGGCGTGAATCTCCTGGACGGCCTGCGGGAAGAGGACATCGACGACATGGGCTGTGCGCTGTACTGGGGCCTGCGGGCCCCCGAGAGGCTGCTCTAG
- the MIEF2 gene encoding mitochondrial dynamics protein MID49 isoform X2 has translation MAEFSQNRGKRRDSEVLGGAVDFLLANARLVLGVGGAAVLGIATLAVKRLIDRATSPRDEDDAKRDSTCLEDSWQELSLLKATPRLQPQPRPAALSQPVPPPAPSPSAPEGPADADPPTSPQPCSPAPSVCLTFQEKLLAFERDHVTMPVAHVALAKQLAGDIALELQAYLRNKFPELPFGALVPGGPLYDGLQAGAADPVRLLVPLVLEPGLWSLVPGVDTVAQDPRCWAVRRTQLEFHPRGSSPWDRFLVGGYLSPRVLLELLRKALTASVNWPAIGSLLGCLIRPRVASEELLLEVQHECLELPVAVLLSTAGAQAGDLLLAWPLEGLAGNLWLQDWYPAEAAQLRALDERDAGTRRRLLLLLCGVCRGHPALGRLGRGPLTQVVLHLGEQEADWAEEALAEHFLQALELLVGSLEQASLPCHFSRGVNLLDGLREEDIDDMGCALYWGLRAPERLL, from the exons ATGGCGGAGTTCTCCCAGAATCGGGGCAAGCGGCGTGACAGCGAGGTGCTGGGCGGTGCTGTGGACTTCCTTCTGGCCAACGCGCGCCTGGTTCTGGGGGTGGGCGGAGCTGCTGTGCTGGGCATTGCCACCCTGGCTGTGAAGCGG CTCATCGACAGGGCCACCAGCCCTCGGGATGAGGATGATGCCAAGCGGGACTCCACGTGCCTGGAGGACAGCTGGCAGGAGCTGAGCCTGCTCAAGGCCACACCACGCCTCCAGCCCCAGCCGCGGCCCGCAGCCCTCAGCCAGCCCGTGCCACCCCCGGCCCCCTCACCCTCAGCCCCAG AGGGGCCCGCAGATGCAGATCCCCCGACGTCGCCTCAGCCCTGCTCCCCAGCGCCGTCGGTGTGCCTGACGTTCCAGGAGAAGCTGCTGGCGTTCGAGCGGGACCACGTGACCATGCCGGTGGCCCATGTGGCTCTGGCCAAGCAGCTGGCCGGCGACATTGCCCTGGAGCTGCAGGCCTACCTGCGGAACAAGTTCCCAGAACTGCCCTTCGGGGCACTCGTGCCTGGCGGGCCGCTCTACGACGGGCTACAGGCGGGGGCCGCCGACCCCGTGCGTCTCCTGGTGCCCCTGGTGCTGGAGCCTGGCCTGTGGAGCCTGGTGCCTGGCGTGGACACCGTAGCCCAGGACCCTCGCTGCTGGGCCGTGCGCAGGACTCAGCTGGAGTTCCACCCCCGCGGGAGCAGCCCCTGGGACCGCTTCCTGGTGGGCGGCTACCTCTCCCCCCGGGTCCTGCTGGAGCTGCTCCGCAAGGCCCTGACCGCCTCCGTCAACTGGCCAGCCATCGGCAGCCTCCTCGGGTGCCTGATCCGGCCGCGCGTGGCCTCGGAGGAACTGCTGCTCGAGGTGCAGCACGAGTGTCTGGAGCTCCCCGTGGCTGTGCTCCTGTCCACTGCCGGCGCCCAGGCCGGAGACCTCCTGCTGGCCTGGCCCCTGGAGGGGCTGGCCGGCAACCTCTGGCTACAGGACTGGTACCCAGCAGAGGCCGCCCAGCTGCGGGCCCTGGATGAGCGCGACGCCGGGACCCGCCGGCGGCTGCTGCTGTTGCTCTGCGGCGTCTGTCGTGGCCACCCGGCACTGGGGCGGCTGGGCCGCGGCCCCCTGACCCAGGTAGTTCTGCACCTGGGCGAGCAGGAAGCGGACTGGGCTGAGGAGGCCCTGGCGGAGCACTTCCTGCAGGCCCTGGAGCTGCTCGTCGGCAGCCTGGAGCAGGCCAGCCTGCCCTGCCACTTCAGCCGTGGCGTGAATCTCCTGGACGGCCTGCGGGAAGAGGACATCGACGACATGGGCTGTGCGCTGTACTGGGGCCTGCGGGCCCCCGAGAGGCTGCTCTAG